A single window of Gossypium arboreum isolate Shixiya-1 chromosome 13, ASM2569848v2, whole genome shotgun sequence DNA harbors:
- the LOC108455779 gene encoding protein IQ-DOMAIN 2-like — MGKKGKWLSSLKKAFTPESKEKKTQKSKEKVLGKQVDLGSNDSDAATLETLKLSPPPQPQEVKLIEAEVEPSEQTYPVEVAIAAAAAVALAAPAEAVADVVRRQSNTGPRFAGKSNEEVAAIKIQTAFRVYLAKRALHALRGLVRLKSMMEGPIVKRQAAGTLRCMQKLSRVHCQIRLRRIRMTEENQALQRQLLQKHAKEIVNLQMGEDWDDSLQSKEQIEASLLSKHEASMRREKAMAYSFTHQQTWKNASRSMNALFMDLNNPSWGWSWLERWMAARPWEGRGMAEKEQNNDQSSVKSGRSSFGGDISKAYARYQLNLDKQSLKASQKPSRTSSLQSPSTPKPVSMPTRKLKSPSPRSSVVAPDDDMRSTVSVLSERNRRHTIGGSSVLDDESLASSSSLPSYMVPTQSARLKTRLQSPLGLEANGTTPEKGPIPSTKKRLSYPPSPARPRRHSGPPKVDSGSDTNTEVAAVNGDGN; from the exons ATGGGGAAGAAAGGAAAATGGTTGTCTTCACTAAAGAAAGCCTTCACCCCAGAATCCAAGGAAAAGAAAACCCAG AAATCCAAAGAAAAGGTTTTGGGAAAGCAAGTGGATTTGGGTTCCAATGATTCTGATGCAGCCACTTTAGAAACTCTCAAGTTGTCCCCTCCTCCCCAGCCACAAGAGGTGAAATTAATCGAAGCCGAGGTTGAACCGAGCGAGCAAACTTACCCTGTGGAAGTTGCcattgctgctgctgctgctgtggCTTTGGCCGCTCCAGCTGAGGCAGTTGCGGATGTCGTTCGTCGTCAATCCAACACAGGTCCACGGTTTGCTGGAAAATCTAATGAAGAAGTGGCAGCCATCAAAATTCAAACCGCTTTCCGAGTTTACCTT GCAAAAAGGGCATTGCATGCTTTACGAGGACTGGTGAGACTGAAATCAATGATGGAAGGACCAATAGTTAAACGGCAAGCAGCCGGTACCCTTAGGTGCATGCAAAAACTTTCTCGTGTACACTGTCAGATTCGCTTGAGGAGAATCCGGATGACAGAAGAAAATCAGGCTCTTCAAAGGCAACTCTTGCAGAAACATGCAAAAGAGATTGTAAACTTGCAG ATGGGGGAAGACTGGGATGACAGCCTGCAGTCAAAGGAACAAATTGAGGCAAGCTTATTGAGCAAGCATGAGGCCTCTATGAGACGAGAAAAGGCCATGGCGTATTCATTTACTCATCAG CAAACCTGGAAGAATGCTTCAAGATCTATGAATGCACTATTCATGGATCTGAACAATCCGTCCTGGGGTTGGAGCTGGTTGGAACGTTGGATGGCAGCTCGGCCATGGGAGGGTCGTGGCATGGCAGAAAAAGAACAGAACAATGATCAGTCATCCGTGAAGAGTGGACGCAGCAGCTTCGGAGGAGACATCAGCAAAGCTTATGCTCGTTACCAACTCAATTTGGATAAACAATCCCTGAAGGCCAGTCAAAAGCCAAGCCGAACTTCGAGTCTGCAATCCCCTTCTACTCCTAAGCCAGTCTCCATGCCTACCCGAAAACTGAAGTCACCGAGCCCTAGGAGCAGTGTGGTTGCTCCAGATGATGACATGAGAAGTACAGTGAGTGTGCTGTCTGAAAGAAACCGCAGACACACCATTGGAGGTTCCTCGGTACTAGATGATGAGAGCCTAGCAAGCTCTTCATCCCTACCAAGTTATATGGTACCAACTCAGTCTGCAAGGCTTAAGACCAGGTTGCAAAGTCCGTTGGGACTTGAAGCAAATGGAACAACACCTGAGAAAGGGCCAATCCCGTCTACCAAGAAACGACTTTCTTATCCACCCTCACCCGCCAGGCCGAGGCGGCATTCTGGTCCTCCAAAGGTAGACAGTGGCAGCGATACTAACACAGAGGTTGCTGCAGTAAATGGAGACGGTAATTAG